A window from Fragaria vesca subsp. vesca linkage group LG5, FraVesHawaii_1.0, whole genome shotgun sequence encodes these proteins:
- the LOC101305766 gene encoding uncharacterized protein LOC101305766 — translation MVIEVLQDEGEALETTQEVNDDSVTERVDEDTSEVQLQILGGLDDSETMQVKGEFNNKRLHILVDTGASHNFIHPALLKKCKSKIREIKPLKIRLASGAIMQTRGQVTTELQLGKYVFSGEFYVLPVSGCEVVLGSAWLKTLGDITWNFETMVMKFIREWVKYMLQGETKAQATVMGCKTMQRLLRKETEAVMVQLSPLELKEEVKKTYPAIQKLIDQYAAIFQSPTSLPPKRTHDHRIELLPNTAPINESKCSFGVSQVEYLGHIISSKGVAVDPAKIECIKKWGKPATLKGLRGLLGLTGYYRKYVRNFGTIAKPLTDMLKKDNFKWTIESEIAFEALKEALVSTPVLAIPDFEKEFTIECDASDKGSGAVLSQEGHPIAYLSKALAPRHTTLSIYDKEMMAVVFPVQHWLPYLLGRHFQIYTDHRTIEHFTKQKINTLAQQKWLIKLMGYDYSIKYRA, via the exons ATGGTCATTGAAGTTTTGCAGGATGAAGGAGAGGCACTAGAGACAACTCAAGAAGTGAATGATGACAGTGTGACTGAAAGAGTGGATGAAGATACCTCTGAGGTACAACTACAGATCTTAGGGGGTTTGGATGATTCAGAGACTATGCAAGTAAAAGGAGAGTTCAATAACAAGAGACTTCATATCCTCGTTGACACAGGAGCATCCCATAACTTCATCCACCCTGCCTTGCTAAAAAAATGCAAGTCCAAAATTAGGGAAATTAAGCCCTTGAAGATTAGGTTAGCCAGTGGAGCCATCATGCAGACTAGAGGGCAGGTGACAACTGAATTACAGTTAGGGAAGTATGTATTTTCAGGAGAATTCTATGTCCTACCAGTTTCAGGTTGCGAAGTGGTGCTAGGATCAGCTTGGTTGAAAACTCTAGGAGACATAACTTGGAATTTTGAAACTATGGTGATGAAATTCATCAGAGAATGGGTGAAGTATATGTTGCAGGGTGAAACAAAGGCTCAAGCCACTGTAATGGGGTGTAAAACTATGCAAAGACTTTTAAGAAAGGAGACAGAGGCAGTCATGGTACAGTTGAGTCCTCTGGAATTGAAAGAGGAAGTTAAGAAGACATATCCAGCTATTCAAAAGTTGATTGATCAGTACGCAGCCATTTTTCAATCTCCTACTTCACTTCCCCCAAAAAGAACACATGATCACAGGATAGAGTTGCTCCCTAACACAGCACCCATTAAT GAAAGCAAATGCAGCTTTGGTGTGAGTCAAGTGGAGTATTTGGGACATATTATCAGCTCCAAAGGAGTAGCAGTGGACCCTGCCAAGATTGAGTGCATTAAGAAGTGGGGAAAACCTGCCACCTTGAAAGGATTGAGGGGGTTGTTGGGACTTACAGGTTACTATAGGAAGTATGTTAGGAACTTTGGCACAATTGCCAAACCCCTAACTGACATGCTCAAGAAAGATAATTTCAAGTGGACTATTGAGTCTGAGATAGCATTTGAAGCACTGAAAGAAGCTCTAGTATCTACTCCTGTGTTGGCCATTCCAGACTTTGAGAAGGAATTTACCATAGAGTGTGATGCATCTGACAAGGGAAGTGGAGCAGTGTTGTCTCAGGAGGGACATCCTATTGCTTATCTGAGTAAGGCATTGGCACCAAGGCACACCACTCTCTCAATTTATGATAAAGAGATGATGGCAGTAGTTTTTCCTGTTCAACATTGGCTCCCATATCTTTTGGGGAGGCATTTTCAAATCTATACTGATCATAGGACCATTGAGCATTTTACGAAGCAGAAGATCAACACCCTAGCTCAACAAAAATGGTTGATCAAGTTAATGGGATATGACTATTCTATTAAGTATAGAGCTTGA
- the LOC101311968 gene encoding uncharacterized protein LOC101311968, with the protein MSDREDYDSDAPEEFTAEQGIQQEQELSKLQKENKARVAREGKERRRKWAQKKTPRKATTQVESVQDASENETLEESSMGTAGMLPSNIVELLAAREKQVFSDSDDEKDDLKPTKKKKRKSSGVETIILNQTAPPPCLEKSLEFLKQRKMQVPRSQAVLNNSSQALRFLTSSGVLSKKLTN; encoded by the exons ATGTCGGACAGAGAAGATTACGACTCGGACGCGCCGGAGGAGTTCACAGCCGAGCAG GGAATACAGCAAGAACAAGAACTCAGTAAGCTTCAGAAAGAGAATAAGGCCAG GGTTGCTCGTGAAGGAAAAGAACGTCGTAGAAAATGGGCCCAGAAGAAAACACCACGGAAAGCTACTACCCAGGTTGAAAGTGTTCAAGATGCTTCTGAAAATGAAACACTTGAAGAATCTTCTATGGGCACTGCTGGGATGCTTCCTTCTAACATTGTTGAACTGCTTGCAGCTCGTGAGAA GCAAGTTTTTTCAGACTCTGATGATGAGAAGGATGACTTGAAGCCTACTAAGAAGAAAAAACGAAAAAGCTCAGG GGTTGAAACTATTATTCTGAATCAGACAGCTCCTCCTCCATGCTTAGAGAAGTCCTTGGAATTCTTAAAGCAAAGGAAAATGCAGGTCCCCAGATCACAAGCAGTATTAAATAACTCAAGCCAAGCATTACGCTTTCTCACTTCTTCGGGCGTGTTGAGTAAAAAGCTGACAAACTAA
- the LOC101312258 gene encoding wall-associated receptor kinase-like 14-like produces the protein MIHFLIQTLLILLLTASIAKSQNCTTTCGSKSVQYPFGFSDGCKIRLNCSDPHISIGNFTVQNITSTSIFLNLPAKCKRPVRSMIELFGPNFGPTWNNSLLFQHCPNSQNGCYIPAAFVEKQFALESCKGNNDSISCFAEERSNSSEIVEYDYLSKKNCKYLFGSIAVRSGDQNSPLSLEFETIQLGWWVNGSSCECAANATCTHVELPGVNPQGFRCQCLEGFHGDGFRKGSGCRRVSECNASGYMSGRCGGRVGILIAGVIAGALLMAGLVIICYYLRKRSTCLKNQLSARRLLSEAAGNSSVPLYPYKEIERATNCFAEKQRLGTGAFGTVYAGKLHNDEWVAIKKIKYRDSNSIDQVMNEIKLLSSVSHPNLVRLLGCCIEGGEQILVYEYMPNGTLSEHLQRERGKGLPWTIRLTIASETANAIAYLHSEMNPPIYHRDIKSSNILLDYNYNSKVADFGLSRLGMTETSCISTAPQGTPGYVDPQYHQNFHLSDRSDVYSFGVVLVEIITAMKVVDFARPQTEINLAALAIDRIGKGCVDEMVDPFLEPNRDAWTLYSINKVAELAFRCLAFHSEMRPSMTEVAEELEYVRRSGWATMEENVGTTSSVASSCSSPYNGSEKSFGGVTAKQTSIRSQRSIASLRVDSSLTPMIEEKDSSPVSVHDPWLSEQSSPSTNSLLGNVVQ, from the exons ATGATTCATTTCCTCATCCAGACTCTTCTGATTCTCCTCCTCACTGCTTCAATAGCCAAATCCCAGAACTGCACAACCACATGCGGATCCAAGTCGGTTCAGTACCCGTTCGGATTCTCCGACGGCTGCAAAATCCGATTGAACTGCTCCGACCCGCATATCTCGATCGGCAACTTCACAGTCCAAAACATAACCTCCACCAGCATCTTCCTCAATCTCCCCGCAAAATGTAAAAGACCGGTCAGGTCTATGATAGAGCTATTCGGCCCAAACTTCGGCCCAACTTGGAACAACAGCTTGCTCTTCCAGCACTGCCCCAACTCCCAAAACGGCTGCTACATTCCGGCGGCTTTTGTTGAAAAGCAGTTCGCTTTGGAGAGCTGTAAAGGCAACAACGATAGTATCAGCTGTTTCGCCGAGGAGAGGAGTAACAGTTCAGAGATTGTTGAGTACGATTACTTAAGTAAGAAGAATTGTAAGTACTTGTTCGGTTCGATTGCGGTTCGTTCAGGTGATCAGAACTCGCCGCTGTCGTTGGAGTTTGAGACGATCCAGTTGGGGTGGTGGGTTAACGGGTCCTCCTGTGAATGCGCTGCCAATGCCACGTGTACGCATGTTGAGCTTCCCGGGGTGAATCCCCAGGGGTTCCGCTGCCAGTGTTTGGAAGGATTTCACGGCGACGGGTTCAGAAAGGGGTCGGGTTGCCGGAGAG TTTCTGAATGCAATGCTTCAGGGTACATGTCTGGACGTTGTGGGGGCAGAGTCGGTATTCTTATTGCAG GGGTTATTGCTGGAGCTTTATTAATGGCTGGTCTAGTTATTATCTGTTACTATCTTCGAAAGCGTTCCACTTGCTTAAAAAACCAGCTGAGTGCAAGGCGCCTTCTATCTGAAGCTGCAGGCAACTCCAGTGTTCCATTATATCCGTATAAAGAAATAGAGAGAGCTACTAATTGCTTTGCCGAGAAACAAAGGTTGGGCACAGGGGCCTTTGGTACAGTTTATGCAGGAAAACTCCACAATGATGAGTGGGTTGCGATCAAAAAGATTAAATACCGAGACTCTAACAGTATTGACCAAGTGATGAATGAGATCAAGCTCCTCTCCTCTGTGAGCCACCCCAACCTAGTGAGACTCTTAGGTTGCTGCATAGAGGGAGGCGAACAAATACTAGTATATGAATATATGCCTAATGGAACGCTATCTGAACATCTACAAAGAGAGAGGGGAAAAGGACTTCCGTGGACCATAAGGCTTACAATTGCTTCTGAAACTGCCAATGCTATAGCCTATCTCCATTCTGAGATGAATCCACCAATTTATCATAGAGATATCAAATCCAGCAACATACTTTTGGACTACAACTACAATTCAAAGGTAGCAGATTTCGGTCTTTCCAGACTTGGAATGACAGAAACATCATGCATATCAACAGCTCCACAAGGAACTCCAGGCTACGTGGATCCTCAGTACCATCAAAACTTCCACCTTTCCGATAGAAGTGATGTTTACAGCTTCGGGGTTGTTTTAGTAGAGATAATAACCGCAATGAAGGTGGTTGATTTTGCTAGACCTCAAACCGAGATCAATTTGGCTGCACTTGCTATTGATAGAATAGGGAAAGGATGTGTGGATGAGATGGTTGATCCTTTTCTCGAACCAAATAGGGATGCTTGGACTCTTTACTCCATTAACAAGGTAGCCGAGCTTGCATTCAGATGCCTTGCCTTTCACAGTGAGATGAGGCCTTCTATGACAGAAGTTGCGGAAGAACTAGAGTATGTCAGGCGCAGTGGGTGGGCAACAATGGAGGAGAATGTAGGCACAACATCCTCAGTGGCATCCTCTTGTTCATCACCGTATAATGGAAGTGAGAAGTCATTTGGTGGTGTGACGGCTAAGCAGACCAGTATACGAAGCCAGAGATCAATCGCATCGCTAAGGGTAGACAGTTCCCTAACTCCAATGATTGAGGAGAAGGATAGCTCTCCTGTTTCTGTACATGATCCTTGGTTAAGTGAACAGAGTTCACCTTCAACAAACAGCTTATTGGGTAATGTAGTTCAGTGA